The genome window ttgaaaccatctggcaaccctaagtgatTCACCCTCTTATGTTTTAAAGAACTGTTATGTATAATATGATCTGCGCAGTCATCTAGTTATAGAAATGGTCCTCTTGGTGAAGATGAAAACGTGGTGGTTTTGTGTGTTATGTATGGCCTATGCAGAAGACAGTCCTGTAGTTGAGTGTCTAGTTGCCCTTCACAGTTTTGGAGACCCTTGTGGGCAAGGGAAACAGGAGCTGCATCTTTTGTTGTACTAGTAATATCTTTTTATGAAGCACTCTCATGTATTTGCTCAGAGTCAACATAGAGCGATTTTTCCTGTGTTGGAAACTCTTTCAGGGCCTGATTTGCATACTTCTAGCTGAAAAACAGTGGCACATTTATCCTTTCACTGCCAAGGTTATGCCAAAATTAGAGAGTTTTCTCAAGGATTAAAATAAACTTGTTCATTAAGTTGTATTATTCAATACTGTGAGGAACCCCCAGTGATAATTTTGACATAGTCACTGGAGGAAATTGGTCCACAGAAAGCTAAAGCTGACTTTCTTTTAGTGTCCTTTGGCCAAGACTTGAAATGGCAAGGTTTTTGTTATAGTAGAAAATGCTACTTCATGACATGGTATCAATTTGAGTCCTGTCAGTACTAGGAACTTGGACATTTTCACAAAGGTTAGCTAATCAGTACTATATTGATAAGACCTTGACATCTGAGGGGCCTCAGCACCTTTAAAATTAGGCCATATGTCTTTCATGATCAAAGCCTAATGCTTTAAATTGAATTGGGGTTGGAATCACCATCTTATTGCCTTGTGGTAGGAGGCAGCAAGAATGATCTTCAAGGACATCTTACTGTGTTAAACCATTTTAGTAGTCCCTGGCTCCATTTCCTGTCAGACGACTCTGCTTGCATTGACAGAGAACTCTCTTTTGAGCTCTCATTGTGCTGAGATGTCAAGAGCTAAGAAAGTTTTCTGTCCTtagttcttttatttttttttaaagcttgccATGTGTGGGACCCTAAAGGGTATTATATGATGGTAGGTGGTTTGGCCTAACATAGGTGCagaggaaagtgtgtgtgtggtttccctcccctctccccccagggagTCATTTGATCCAAAATACAGTCTCTCCTCCATGAAgcacttccctgcctcacagaCATGTGTTAAGggattaaagattgtgaggtactCGGGTATCAAGGTAATGTGGGGCTATATAAGTACTTAAATTAACtactggtcccaggatattaccAATACCTATCGTTTTTCTTTGATAAACAGAGACTACTATAATTGCTCATGAGAAATATCAAAAAGGCAGTGGTATTAAAAATTTTCTGTTTAGTTCTTCACATGTTTACTAATATTTGGCTGTTTCTGAAATAATGTAAGTGATTGTAACTACTGGAATTAAGCTGTATGCATACTGCGTATGAACAAGAACGTAATATAATCCATTGGAGAGCTTTAGGATATCTGACAAAAAATATCCAGACACACAGGATTTACCTTCAGGATATAATTAGTTATTACATGTTTAATCTTTGGAAATGTGAGTTCCAGTTACTACTCAAGCgtaaaaagaaatggaaaaataacCCTGTTGAGTAACAATACATCCTTTATTTCACATGGTAATTTTGGTGCGAAAAATGCATTCCTGATGACACCATTTGAAAGTTTTATAAATAAAGCATGCCTTCTGTTCCACAGAAATATATGGGAGTAAGAGTTTTGGGGAGACACAAAGTGAggaaatgttttcctttattttaagGGAAATCACCGTTCCTCAATAAATAGATGTTGTGTTGTGTATGGATGTCAGATATTTTCAGCTTTAGGCACAAAATTACTTCCTAAATATCTCTGCTGACTTGATTGAGAGTTAGTTGCTTTCTGTTTTACCCAGTATTACTGAGAAGAATGTTTGAtgaatgtgaaaatgtgaatgctTATCTGAGTTACCTGAATACTTTGGGGCTGCCAACAGCCTGCCTCCTAAATCTGTAACAGTATGGCAAGTGCACTCAGGAATGTTTTGTACATACCAGTTAGAGCCACATGGACCAAGTAATGTGCAACATGTTAGTGCTCTTTGATAAGCATACTGTAGGGGTGTGATTTCACAGAGACAAGACCTTTTGACTTTTCATACTTTTATAGACTCTGAAGACTTTCTAACTATtgatgtaaaatcctgcttaatcagttaactggttaaacatgatgtttaactgCTTGAATGGGGGTGGATGAAGGGACACTCTAGCCCAGCTGGGATGGAGTGGTTCTTTATGACTGtcatggctgggctggagcagtccccctgtTGTGGACAAGCACTGCCAGGCCTGCATTGAGTGGGGGGCTACTCTGTCCCCTGCCAGTTAACTATAACCAGTAAGCGTCACCCATTGAGGGTGATGCTTGCCAGTCAACCATGCACATCCCTATTTCCAACACCTTGCATTGTGGGATGGTACGAGCCGAAATCCTGTGAAATCCAGTCCCAGGACTGGTGAGAGTGGAAAGGAACACAGGAAATCTGGGTTTCCATCCTGATTCTGCCACTGTCTTGCTGTGTAGTCTTATCAAAGTCACTTCACCCCTTTTTGCTTCTGTTCCCCTCTTTCCCTTTGACTGTTTGTTTAGTCTCTAGGACAGAACTGTCTTTTGCCATAATGTGTAGGACAATGAATCCCACATGGCTCTGTAGGTATTGTAATATAATAAAGAATAATAATGTTGTGGGCAGGGAGGAAAGGAGTTCTCATATTCTGGAATTTTTTCTTCCATGGCTCGCTCTCTGCATTTAAATGTTGGGATGAGCCAGAGAATCTTGTTATGAGTAAAAAAGCCATTGAGAGCATTAGGCTTACCAGAATCCATAGTGGCTGGCCTGTGCAAGAGACGAGGGGTAGCAGGGGACGCCATGGCGGCCCGTGTCCTCTCGGCCTGCGCCCGCCGCCTCgcgccctgcctgcccccgcccGCGGGCCCCGCCGCGCCGCGCTCAGCGCCCTCTGCCGCCGCCCGGCCCGCGCCgcgcccccgccgggcccccagGCCTCCGGCACCCTGCACTCATGCCGCCTTTATTCAGACCTGCCGCCCCTTACGCTGGGGAGCATCCAGGAGCGTGTCCTGTACGTCTTGAAACTGTACGATAAGGTCGATCCAGACAAGCTCTCAGTAACTTCCCACTTCATGAAAGACCTGGGCTTGGACAGTTTAGACCAAGTGGAGATCATCATGGCCATGGAAGATGAATTTGGGTTTGAAATTCCTGATGCAGAAGCAGAAAAGCTAATGTGTCCACAAGAGATTGTAGATTATATTGCAGATAAGAAGGATGTGTACGAATAAAGGCATTTCTTCTAAGCTGAGAAATTCTCTTCTACCATGGAGACTAGGATGATCTCAGCGGTTTTGTGAATGGAAGCGCACATTACTGTCCTATGGCTGCAGTAGTTCTGTTGGACATTGTATTTAAGTCTATGTATTGGCCTTAAAAATAAATGagaccagtttaaaaaaaaaaaaaaaaaaaaaaaaagagacgaGGGGTGGGTGATTAAGCTGATTTTAGAGGGTCAGAGAGGTAATGAGATGTCCAGACACATTTCTTGTTCTACTCCTTTCCTAAAGATAAGTAGAGGTTAGGCTGGGGCTTAATCAGTATTTTCAAGCTTTCCAGAAAAGTTGAGTATcaaaggttgttgttttttttgggggggaagaaggggtttgaactttttttaaacagaatctgctccctctcctcccccccccccagcccccggtcTTCCCTATAAGTCGACAGGACCAAATCTGTCACAGTACTTAAACAAAAACTTGGGAAAGACAGTCATAGTGATCAAATACAATGGCTGTTACTTTTCAAGGTGAACAAAAGCAGCCTTATCTGGTGCTGTAAATTATTACTGCATGGTCATCATAAGTTAATTATTTGTTGCAAGGAAAAAGATACATCAGTGGGTTGCTTGCTAACAAGAAAGTTAACTCCCTGGTGTGAGGACTGGTGGCTTCTGGATGCTAACTGTCAAATGGAAAATGCATTTTCATGACCAGTGAGTATTCTAGAATTCCTGACCCTGAGTGACACAGGAAAAAGGATTTTAGAAAAGGGCTCAGCACCCACagttggaggtgggggaggagggagaggggaagagggcaaATTTTCAAAGCATGTAGGCACTGAATTATACTCAGTTTATCAAAAGAATGTAAGTGTACAATGGGAGTACTGGTCATATTTGAATACTTGGCTCCCATTTAGGTGTCCTACCCTAACTTAAACTTTAAGTCAGCTTCCGCACCTTATGACTGGAAGATACTAACATCacgctaatatttaaaaagggctttagaggtgaGCCTGGAAATTTCAGACCAGTAAGTCTGACATCAGTACTGGGTAAATAAgtagaaactatagtaaagaataaaattgtcagacacatggatgaatataatttgttgagagaaagtcaacatggtttctgtaaagggaaatcataccttactaatcttctagag of Pelodiscus sinensis isolate JC-2024 chromosome 3, ASM4963464v1, whole genome shotgun sequence contains these proteins:
- the LOC142827790 gene encoding LOW QUALITY PROTEIN: acyl carrier protein, mitochondrial-like (The sequence of the model RefSeq protein was modified relative to this genomic sequence to represent the inferred CDS: inserted 1 base in 1 codon), yielding MAARVLSACARRLAPCLPPPXGPRRAALSALCRRPARAAPPPGPQASGTLHSCRLYSDLPPLTLGSIQERVLYVLKLYDKVDPDKLSVTSHFMKDLGLDSLDQVEIIMAMEDEFGFEIPDAEAEKLMCPQEIVDYIADKKDVYE